The proteins below come from a single Pseudarthrobacter sp. SSS035 genomic window:
- a CDS encoding DUF4032 domain-containing protein encodes MTDENSAQWHDEPTDYAQVGKLPRFEAASAKDDKVLAASSSLNITAASADPELLDLPWHIALEDWPAENLAALPRGISRHIVRFAHLGGSVIAIKETSEHVARHEYHMLRKLARLDVPCVVPVAVITGRTTLDGRPLNPVLVTRHLKFSMPYRALFSQMLRKDTLTRLIDAQALLMVRLHLIGFYWGDVSLSNTLFRRDAGAFAAYLVDAETGELYPDLSTGQREYDLEIARVNIAGELMDLLDGGLIEEKVDPVATSELIMESYRRLWTELTEKESFEIGERWRVAARIRKLNELGFDVEEYAIKTTQNGSTIQLQPKVVDAGHHQRRLLRLTGLDAQENQARRLLNDMDSFRADNNPGMDEEYSAHLWVSQVFEPIVRSIPRDLSRKLEPAEAVHEVLEHRWYMSEEQARHIPLAEAVQSYIESVLRHRRDEAAIMLNPDTAMLKILEVETEESSRYGADETIEEYPDVDD; translated from the coding sequence ATGACCGACGAAAACAGTGCACAGTGGCACGACGAGCCCACGGACTACGCGCAGGTCGGCAAACTGCCGCGGTTCGAGGCAGCGAGTGCCAAGGATGACAAGGTCCTTGCCGCTTCCAGCTCGCTGAACATCACGGCGGCGTCCGCGGATCCCGAACTCCTGGACCTCCCCTGGCACATCGCACTGGAGGACTGGCCGGCTGAGAACCTCGCAGCGCTCCCCCGCGGCATCTCGCGGCACATTGTGCGTTTCGCGCACCTGGGCGGCTCCGTCATCGCCATCAAGGAAACGTCCGAGCATGTGGCCCGCCACGAGTACCACATGCTCCGCAAGCTGGCCCGCCTGGACGTCCCGTGCGTTGTCCCGGTAGCCGTCATCACGGGCCGGACCACCCTGGATGGGCGGCCGCTGAACCCCGTACTGGTCACCCGCCACCTGAAATTCTCCATGCCGTACCGGGCCCTGTTCTCGCAGATGCTCCGCAAGGACACCCTGACCAGGCTCATCGATGCCCAGGCCCTGCTGATGGTCCGGCTGCACCTCATCGGCTTCTACTGGGGCGACGTCTCGCTCTCCAATACGCTCTTCCGCCGTGACGCGGGCGCGTTCGCCGCCTACCTGGTGGACGCGGAAACCGGCGAGCTGTATCCCGATCTTTCCACCGGCCAGCGCGAGTACGATCTCGAGATTGCCCGGGTCAACATCGCCGGCGAGCTGATGGACCTCCTGGACGGCGGCCTGATCGAGGAAAAGGTGGACCCGGTGGCCACCAGCGAACTCATCATGGAGAGCTACCGGCGCCTGTGGACGGAACTGACCGAGAAGGAATCCTTCGAAATCGGCGAACGCTGGCGGGTGGCCGCCCGGATCCGGAAGCTTAATGAGCTCGGGTTCGACGTCGAGGAATACGCCATCAAGACCACCCAGAACGGTTCCACTATCCAGCTTCAGCCCAAGGTGGTCGACGCCGGACACCACCAGCGGCGGCTGCTGCGGCTGACCGGACTGGACGCCCAGGAGAACCAGGCCCGGCGCCTGCTCAATGACATGGACTCCTTCCGGGCGGACAACAACCCGGGGATGGACGAGGAATACAGCGCGCACCTCTGGGTCAGCCAGGTCTTCGAGCCGATTGTGCGTTCGATCCCCCGCGACCTGTCCCGCAAGCTGGAGCCGGCGGAGGCGGTCCACGAGGTGCTGGAGCACCGCTGGTACATGTCCGAGGAGCAGGCCCGCCACATTCCGCTCGCCGAGGCAGTGCAGTCCTACATCGAGTCCGTCCTGCGCCACCGCCGGGACGAGGCCGCCATCATGCTCAACCCGGATACTGCGATGCTGAAGATCCTCGAAGTGGAAACCGAGGAGTCCTCCCGCTATGGCGCCGACGAAACCATCGAAGAGTACCCTGACGTCGACGACTGA
- a CDS encoding FAD-binding oxidoreductase, with protein MGSLVEELVGVLGPGRVSTEEELLARYAVDQAPILDFQLPEAVVFAGSVADVQAVVRLCAALNVAVVARGAGTGVSGGAHASRNCVVVSLERMNRILDLNPDDETAVVEPGVVNAALNEAAAVHGLMYAPDPASFRSSTIGGNVATNAGGLRCAKYGVTRDSVLALDVVLADGSLIHTGHQTFKGVAGYDLTGLFVGSEGTLGIVVGATVRLKYLPRDVHTIAAFYPDFRQAAAGVLAVGRARVQPAIMELLDGGTLAQLDDLHGSDLSSRGRSLLLIQTDGFGAAAEADVVRSVLAAGGATVSTESTAEAEQLVELRRNSRGVEVDDEYRVGEDVAVPRSRLVDYVAALEDLAATHGVSLKVVAHAGDGNLHPTFWIDRQDNAVDADAMARLNRALDASIDAALEMGGTITGEHGIGQYKLRWLGLEQPEPVRELQHRIKELFDPAGILNPGKAI; from the coding sequence AGTACCGAAGAGGAGCTGCTCGCGAGATATGCCGTGGACCAGGCCCCCATCCTGGACTTCCAGCTCCCCGAGGCGGTGGTCTTCGCCGGGTCTGTGGCGGATGTGCAGGCTGTAGTCAGGCTGTGTGCGGCCCTCAACGTCGCCGTTGTGGCCCGCGGAGCCGGAACAGGCGTGTCCGGCGGTGCGCACGCGAGCAGGAATTGCGTAGTCGTGTCCCTGGAACGGATGAACCGCATTCTTGACCTCAACCCGGACGACGAGACCGCTGTCGTCGAACCCGGCGTGGTCAACGCCGCCCTCAACGAGGCCGCAGCAGTGCATGGCCTGATGTACGCGCCGGATCCGGCGAGCTTCCGTTCCTCCACGATCGGCGGCAACGTTGCCACGAATGCCGGGGGACTGCGCTGCGCCAAGTACGGCGTAACCCGGGACTCGGTGCTGGCGCTGGATGTGGTGCTGGCCGACGGGTCCCTCATCCACACCGGCCACCAGACATTCAAGGGCGTGGCGGGCTACGACCTGACGGGACTGTTTGTGGGCTCTGAGGGCACTCTGGGGATCGTGGTGGGGGCGACCGTCCGGCTCAAGTACCTGCCCCGTGACGTGCACACCATCGCCGCATTTTACCCGGACTTCAGGCAGGCCGCTGCCGGCGTCCTGGCGGTGGGCCGGGCCCGCGTGCAGCCGGCCATCATGGAACTGCTCGACGGCGGGACGCTGGCCCAGCTGGACGATCTCCACGGCTCCGACCTGAGCTCCCGCGGCCGTTCGCTGCTCCTGATCCAGACCGACGGGTTCGGGGCAGCGGCGGAGGCCGACGTCGTGCGTTCCGTTCTCGCGGCCGGCGGGGCAACGGTGAGCACGGAATCCACGGCGGAAGCCGAGCAGCTCGTGGAACTCCGCCGGAACAGCCGGGGCGTGGAGGTGGATGACGAATACCGTGTGGGCGAGGACGTGGCCGTGCCACGCTCACGCCTGGTGGATTACGTGGCGGCGTTGGAAGACCTCGCGGCAACACATGGCGTGAGCCTGAAGGTGGTGGCGCACGCCGGCGACGGCAACCTGCACCCCACGTTCTGGATAGACCGCCAGGACAACGCGGTGGACGCTGACGCCATGGCCCGGCTGAACCGTGCCCTGGACGCCTCCATCGATGCTGCCCTCGAAATGGGCGGCACCATCACCGGGGAGCACGGGATCGGCCAATACAAGCTGCGCTGGCTGGGCCTGGAGCAGCCGGAGCCAGTCAGGGAGCTCCAGCACAGGATCAAGGAACTCTTTGACCCGGCAGGGATTTTGAATCCGGGCAAGGCCATCTAA